From Etheostoma spectabile isolate EspeVRDwgs_2016 chromosome 8, UIUC_Espe_1.0, whole genome shotgun sequence, a single genomic window includes:
- the LOC116694290 gene encoding cyclin-dependent kinase 17 isoform X1 — protein sequence MEKMKRFKRRLSQTLRGSHTIDESLSELAEQMTIEENGLKDSEPMVRNGRPPSAHSVHSFLHQYTSSFKKPPLRRPQSVIGGGLGSLMVMPRNGSRLDIVHENLKMGSDGESDQASATSSDEVQSPTGVCLRNRGNRRISAEDLNKRLSLPADIRIPDGYLEKLQLSSPSFDQPLSRRSRRASLSEIGFGKLETYVKLDKLGEGTYATVFKGRSKLTDNLVALKEIRLEHEEGAPCTAIREVSLLKDLKHANIVTLHDIIHTDKSLTLVFEYLDKDLKQYMDDCGNILSMQNVKIFLFQILRGLAYCHKRKVLHRDLKPQNLLINDRGELKLADFGLARAKSVPTKTYSNEVVTLWYRPPDVLLGSSEYSTQIDMWGVGCIFYEMAAGRPLFPGSTVEDELHLIFRLLGTPTEDSWPGISSMDEFKSYKFPKYKVQPLINHAPSPLIIGEENEQMFLITPRLDTDGIDLLMSFLKYESKKRISADEAMRQPYFRSLGPRVHTLPESISIFTLKEVQLQRDPGYRNSSYPESGNGKSRRQSMLF from the exons AGCCCATGGTGAGAAATGGTCGTCCTCCTTCGGCCCACAGTGTCCACTCTTTCCTCCACCAGTACACAAGCTCCTTTAAAAAGCCACCGCTGCGACGGCCTCAGAGCGTCATCGGAGGAGGCCTGGGCTCTCTCATGGTCATGCCTCGCAATGGCAGTCGCCTCG ATATTGTCCACGAGAACCTGAAGATGGGCTCGGATGGGGAAAGTGACCAGGCATCAGCAACTTCCTCTGATGAGGTGCAGTCGCCGACGGGTGTTTGTCTACGGAACAGAGGGAACAGACGCATCTCTGCAGAg GACCTGAACAAACGTCTGTCTCTGCCGGCCGACATCCGAATACCTGACGGTTACCTGGAGAAGCTGCAGCTGAGCAGCCCGTCCTTTGACCAGCCGCTGAGCCGACGCTCCCGCAGAGCATCACTG TCAGAAATTGGATTTGGGAAGCTGGAGACCTACGTCAAACTGGACAAACTGGGAGag GGCACGTACGCTACAGTCTTCAAGGGGAGGAGTAAGCTGACAGACAACCTGGTGGCGCTGAAGGAGATCAGACTGGAGCACGAGGAGGGGGCGCCATGCACAGCTATCAGAGAAG TGTCGCTACTGAAGGACCTGAAACACGCCAACATTGTGACGCTGCACGATATCATCCACACAGACAAGTCGCTCACACTGGTCTTCGAGTACCTG GACAAAGACCTCAAGCAGTACATGGACGACTGTGGGAACATCCTGAGCATGCAGAATGTCAAG ATCTTTCTGTTCCAGATCCTGCGAGGCTTGGCATACTGTCACAAACGGAAAGTTCTCCACAGAGACCTAAAGCCCCAAAATCTGCTCATCAACGACAGAGGGGAGCTCAAACTGGCTGACTTTG GCCTGGCGAGGGCTAAATCTGTGCCCACTAAAACATACTCTAACGAGGTAGTAACACTTTGGTATCGGCCTCCCGACGTGCTGCTGGGCTCCTCTGAGTACTCCACTCAGATAGACATGTG GGGTGTGGGCTGCATCTTCTATGAGATGGCTGCCGGCAGGCCCCTGTTCCCGGGCTCCACGGTGGAGGACGAGCTGCACCTCATCTTCAGGCTGCTAG GCACTCCCACAGAAGACAGCTGGCCTGGAATATCCTCTATGGACGAGTTCAAGTCCTACAAGTTCCCCAAGTACAAGGTCCAGCCGCTCATTAACCACGCACCCAG CCCTCTAATCATTGGAGAGGAAAATGAGCAGATGTTTCTAATCACACCCAG gTTGGACACTGATGGCATCGACCTGCTGATGTCATTCCTAAAA TATGAGTCAAAAAAGAGGATCTCTGCTGATGAAGCAATGAGACAGCCGTACTTCAGGAGCCTAGGGCCACGTGTGCACACACTGCCAGAGA GCATATCCATATTCACACTGAAGGAGGTCCAGTTGCAAAGAGATCCCGGCTACCGGAACTCATCATACCCTGAGTCAG GCAACGGAAAGAGCAGAAGACAAAGCATGCTGTTTTAG
- the LOC116694290 gene encoding cyclin-dependent kinase 17 isoform X2 — protein MEKMKRFKRRLSQTLRGSHTIDESLSELAEQMTIEENGLKDSEPMVRNGRPPSAHSVHSFLHQYTSSFKKPPLRRPQSVIGGGLGSLMVMPRNGSRLDIVHENLKMGSDGESDQASATSSDEVQSPTGVCLRNRGNRRISAEDLNKRLSLPADIRIPDGYLEKLQLSSPSFDQPLSRRSRRASLSEIGFGKLETYVKLDKLGEGTYATVFKGRSKLTDNLVALKEIRLEHEEGAPCTAIREVSLLKDLKHANIVTLHDIIHTDKSLTLVFEYLDKDLKQYMDDCGNILSMQNVKIFLFQILRGLAYCHKRKVLHRDLKPQNLLINDRGELKLADFGLARAKSVPTKTYSNEVVTLWYRPPDVLLGSSEYSTQIDMWGVGCIFYEMAAGRPLFPGSTVEDELHLIFRLLGTPTEDSWPGISSMDEFKSYKFPKYKVQPLINHAPRLDTDGIDLLMSFLKYESKKRISADEAMRQPYFRSLGPRVHTLPESISIFTLKEVQLQRDPGYRNSSYPESGNGKSRRQSMLF, from the exons AGCCCATGGTGAGAAATGGTCGTCCTCCTTCGGCCCACAGTGTCCACTCTTTCCTCCACCAGTACACAAGCTCCTTTAAAAAGCCACCGCTGCGACGGCCTCAGAGCGTCATCGGAGGAGGCCTGGGCTCTCTCATGGTCATGCCTCGCAATGGCAGTCGCCTCG ATATTGTCCACGAGAACCTGAAGATGGGCTCGGATGGGGAAAGTGACCAGGCATCAGCAACTTCCTCTGATGAGGTGCAGTCGCCGACGGGTGTTTGTCTACGGAACAGAGGGAACAGACGCATCTCTGCAGAg GACCTGAACAAACGTCTGTCTCTGCCGGCCGACATCCGAATACCTGACGGTTACCTGGAGAAGCTGCAGCTGAGCAGCCCGTCCTTTGACCAGCCGCTGAGCCGACGCTCCCGCAGAGCATCACTG TCAGAAATTGGATTTGGGAAGCTGGAGACCTACGTCAAACTGGACAAACTGGGAGag GGCACGTACGCTACAGTCTTCAAGGGGAGGAGTAAGCTGACAGACAACCTGGTGGCGCTGAAGGAGATCAGACTGGAGCACGAGGAGGGGGCGCCATGCACAGCTATCAGAGAAG TGTCGCTACTGAAGGACCTGAAACACGCCAACATTGTGACGCTGCACGATATCATCCACACAGACAAGTCGCTCACACTGGTCTTCGAGTACCTG GACAAAGACCTCAAGCAGTACATGGACGACTGTGGGAACATCCTGAGCATGCAGAATGTCAAG ATCTTTCTGTTCCAGATCCTGCGAGGCTTGGCATACTGTCACAAACGGAAAGTTCTCCACAGAGACCTAAAGCCCCAAAATCTGCTCATCAACGACAGAGGGGAGCTCAAACTGGCTGACTTTG GCCTGGCGAGGGCTAAATCTGTGCCCACTAAAACATACTCTAACGAGGTAGTAACACTTTGGTATCGGCCTCCCGACGTGCTGCTGGGCTCCTCTGAGTACTCCACTCAGATAGACATGTG GGGTGTGGGCTGCATCTTCTATGAGATGGCTGCCGGCAGGCCCCTGTTCCCGGGCTCCACGGTGGAGGACGAGCTGCACCTCATCTTCAGGCTGCTAG GCACTCCCACAGAAGACAGCTGGCCTGGAATATCCTCTATGGACGAGTTCAAGTCCTACAAGTTCCCCAAGTACAAGGTCCAGCCGCTCATTAACCACGCACCCAG gTTGGACACTGATGGCATCGACCTGCTGATGTCATTCCTAAAA TATGAGTCAAAAAAGAGGATCTCTGCTGATGAAGCAATGAGACAGCCGTACTTCAGGAGCCTAGGGCCACGTGTGCACACACTGCCAGAGA GCATATCCATATTCACACTGAAGGAGGTCCAGTTGCAAAGAGATCCCGGCTACCGGAACTCATCATACCCTGAGTCAG GCAACGGAAAGAGCAGAAGACAAAGCATGCTGTTTTAG
- the LOC116694293 gene encoding ETS domain-containing protein Elk-3 isoform X1: MDSAITLWQFLLQLLLDQSHKHLICWTSTDGEFKLLKSEEVAKLWGLRKNKTNMNYDKLSRALRYYYDKNIIKKVIGQKFVYKFVSFPEILKMDPQAVEMGLASGRFPLQEGEASELEVEEEEEEEGEEEVQRMSLAAQQCRNDYLRSGLYSSFSISSLQNQPELLRALRERQEEPRSVIRFGTNDNERSSPPSAKPESYVSPKLPKLRSPSSPHTQPGRVWSPIAKEEEEDSDLSAQPLNLSSGHRERALQPPEKRSSGRSNSTSSSSNQGDGLPPKSKKPKALEISSPSLLFAGSDIGSIALNSPALPSGSLTPAFFTAQTPSGLLLAHSPLLSGIHFWSSLSPVAPLSPARLQGHSSLFQFPSLINGHMPVPLPNLEGTPSSLLLSPTAHKS; encoded by the exons ATGGACAGCGCCATCACTCTGTGGCAGttcctgctgcagctgctgctggacCAAAGTCACAAGCACCTGATATGTTGGACGTCCACAGACGGAGAGTTCAAGCTCCTGAAGTCAGAGGAAGTGGCCAAGTTGTGGGGGCTACGCAAGAACAAGACCAACATGAACTACGACAAGCTGAGCAGAGCCCTGCGCTATTACTATGACAAG AACATCATTAAGAAAGTGATTGGCCAGAAGTTTGTCTACAAGTTTGTGTCCTTCCCTGAGATCCTGAAGATGGACCCTCAGGCGGTGGAGATGGGCCTGGCTTCTGGAAGGTTTCCTCTCCAGGAAGGAGAAGCCTCAGAGCTggaggtagaggaggaggaagaagaggaaggggaggaggaggtccAGAGGATGTCCCTGGCAGCGCAGCAATGTCGGAATGACTACCTCCGCTCGGGTCTCTACTCCTCCTTCAGTATCAGCTCCCTGCAGAACCAGCCTGAGCTGCTCCGTGCCCTGCGGGAGCGCCAGGAGGAGCCGCGCTCCGTTATCCGCTTTGGCACCAACGACAATGAAAGGAGCTCCCCTCCCTCTGCCAAGCCCGAGTCCTACGTCTCCCCCAAGCTACCCAAACTCCGCTCCCCGTCCTCTCCCCACACCCAACCCGGCCGAGTCTGGAGCCCCATAGccaaggaggaagaggaggactctgacctgagtGCTCAGCCCCTTAACCTCTCCTCTGGGCACAGGGAGCGAGCCCTACAGCCTCCTGAGAAGAGGAGCAGTGGTAGAAGTAACTccactagtagtagtagtaaccaAGGAGATGGACTCCCACCAAAAAGCAAAAAGCCCAAAGCTCTGGAGATCTCATCCCCCTCCCTGCTGTTTGCAGGGAGCGACATCGGCTCCATCGCTCTCAACAGTCCAGCACTGCCGTCTGGCTCCCTCACTCCTGCCTTCTTCACTGCACAG ACTCCCTCTGGTTTGCTGCTGGCTCACAGTCCGCTGTTGTCAGGCATCCACTTCTGGAGCAGTTTGAGCCCCGTTGCTCCGCTCAGCCCCGCCCGGCTGCAGGGCCACAGCTCCCTCTtccag TTCCCCAGCCTAATCAACGGACACATGCCTGTCCCCCTGCCAAACCTGGAAGGAACACCCTCCTCCCTGCTCCTGTCCCCCACCGCTCACAAATCCTGA
- the LOC116694293 gene encoding ETS domain-containing protein Elk-3 isoform X2 yields MDSAITLWQFLLQLLLDQSHKHLICWTSTDGEFKLLKSEEVAKLWGLRKNKTNMNYDKLSRALRYYYDKNIIKKVIGQKFVYKFVSFPEILKMDPQAVEMGLASGRFPLQEGEASELEVEEEEEEEGEEEVQRMSLAAQQCRNDYLRSGLYSSFSISSLQNQPELLRALRERQEEPRSVIRFGTNDNERSSPPSAKPESYVSPKLPKLRSPSSPHTQPGRVWSPIAKEEEEDSDLSAQPLNLSSGHRERALQPPEKRSSGRSNSTSSSSNQGDGLPPKSKKPKALEISSPSLLFAGSDIGSIALNSPALPSGSLTPAFFTAQGDDGIYPEYDVSVPKAVREQQETPGTASHVLVLYLFN; encoded by the exons ATGGACAGCGCCATCACTCTGTGGCAGttcctgctgcagctgctgctggacCAAAGTCACAAGCACCTGATATGTTGGACGTCCACAGACGGAGAGTTCAAGCTCCTGAAGTCAGAGGAAGTGGCCAAGTTGTGGGGGCTACGCAAGAACAAGACCAACATGAACTACGACAAGCTGAGCAGAGCCCTGCGCTATTACTATGACAAG AACATCATTAAGAAAGTGATTGGCCAGAAGTTTGTCTACAAGTTTGTGTCCTTCCCTGAGATCCTGAAGATGGACCCTCAGGCGGTGGAGATGGGCCTGGCTTCTGGAAGGTTTCCTCTCCAGGAAGGAGAAGCCTCAGAGCTggaggtagaggaggaggaagaagaggaaggggaggaggaggtccAGAGGATGTCCCTGGCAGCGCAGCAATGTCGGAATGACTACCTCCGCTCGGGTCTCTACTCCTCCTTCAGTATCAGCTCCCTGCAGAACCAGCCTGAGCTGCTCCGTGCCCTGCGGGAGCGCCAGGAGGAGCCGCGCTCCGTTATCCGCTTTGGCACCAACGACAATGAAAGGAGCTCCCCTCCCTCTGCCAAGCCCGAGTCCTACGTCTCCCCCAAGCTACCCAAACTCCGCTCCCCGTCCTCTCCCCACACCCAACCCGGCCGAGTCTGGAGCCCCATAGccaaggaggaagaggaggactctgacctgagtGCTCAGCCCCTTAACCTCTCCTCTGGGCACAGGGAGCGAGCCCTACAGCCTCCTGAGAAGAGGAGCAGTGGTAGAAGTAACTccactagtagtagtagtaaccaAGGAGATGGACTCCCACCAAAAAGCAAAAAGCCCAAAGCTCTGGAGATCTCATCCCCCTCCCTGCTGTTTGCAGGGAGCGACATCGGCTCCATCGCTCTCAACAGTCCAGCACTGCCGTCTGGCTCCCTCACTCCTGCCTTCTTCACTGCACAG GGAGATGATGGAATCTATCCAGAGTATGATGTCAGTGTCCCTAAAGCGGTCAGAGAGCAGCAAGAGACACCTGGCACAGCCTCGCATGTGTTGGtgctatatttatttaattag
- the hal gene encoding histidine ammonia-lyase has product MPCFTVHIRDEWLAVPCRDTTNTIRWLGQEALKRYVKNKPDNGGITAVKDTRFVVRRCQGLGLLDADDTVEDVLEDNDFVELAIEGDTMSPDFIPYEPGVSHLTAAYKEPGEYISLDGNTLTSTDLVNLGRGLYKIKLTQEAERKVVQARELLDTIVKENKVVYGITTGFGKFARTVIPVSKLKELQENLVRSHSAGVGNPLSPERTRMLLALRINVLAKGYSGISLETLHAMIKAFNASCLSFVPEKGTVGASGDLAPLSHLALGLIGEGKMWSPKSGWADAKYVLEAHGLKPISLKPKEGLALINGTQMITSLGAEAVERAQAIARQADIIAALTLEVLKGTTKAFDSDIHSLRPHPGQIEVALRFRSLLDSDHHPSEIAASHRFCDRVQDAYTMRCCPQVHGVTNDTITFVQNIINTEINSATDNPMVFAERGETISGGNFHGEYPAKALDFLAIAVHELASISERRTERLCNPSLSELPAFLVNEGGLNSGFMIAHCTAAALVSENKVLCHPSSVDSLSTSAATEDHVSMGGWAARKALRVVEHVEQVLAIELLAACQGIEFLRPLRTTTPLEKVYDLVRSVVKPWIKDRFMSPDIEAVHRLLLDQKVWHVAKPYIDKYQTEYIPESRPGSPTAFSLEPPASPRKRVRHD; this is encoded by the exons ATGCCTTGTTTTACTGTCCACATCCGAGATGAGTGGCTGGCAGTGCCCTGCCGGGATACCACCAACACCATCCGGTGGCTCGGCCAAGAGGCTCTTAAACGTTACGTAAAGAACAAACCAGACAACGGTGGCATCACGGCTGTAAAGGACACTCGTTTTGTTGTGCGCAGGTGCCAGGGTCTGGGTTTGTTGGACGCTGATGACACCGTTGAGGATGTACTGGAGGATAATGACTTTGTCGAGCTCG CCATTGAAGGCGACACCATGTCTCCTGACTTCATCCCGTACGAGCCTGGAGTTTCTCACCT CACAGCAGCATACAAGGAACCTGGAGAG TACATTTCCTTGGACGGCAACACGTTGACATCGACAGATCTCGTCAACTTAGGAAGGGGACTCTACAAGATAAAG CTCACGCAGGAGGCAGAAAGAAAAGTTGTGCAAGCCAGAGAGCTTTTGGACACCATtgtcaaagaaaacaaag TTGTTTATGGAATCACGACAGGTTTTGGCAAATTTGCACGAACGGTCATTCCTGTCAGCAAGCTCAA GGAGCTGCAGGAGAACTTGGTGCGGTCACACTCAGCAG GTGTTGGAAACCCGCTAAGTCCAGAAAGGACTCGCATGCTGCTCGCTCTGAGGATCAATGTTCTGGCCAAAGGGTACAGCGGAATTTCTCTGGAAACCCTTCATGCAATGATCAAAGCCTTCAACG CTTCCTGCCTCTCCTTTGTCCCAGAAAAGGGAACAGTGGGTGCTAGTGGAGACCTGGCACCCCTTTCTCACCTGGCCCTGGGGCTGATCGGAGAGGGTAAAATGTGGTCTCCCAAGAGCGGCTGGGCAGATGCCAAATAT GTCCTGGAGGCCCATGGACTGAAGCCAATATCACTAAAGCCTAAAGAG GGTCTTGCTCTGATCAACGGGACCCAGATGATCACCTCCCTGGGGGCGGAGGCTGTGGAGCGAGCCCAGGCGATTGCTCGCCAGGCAGACATCATTGCTGCTCTGACCCTGGAGGTGCTAAAGGGAACCACCAAGGCCTTTGACAGTG ACATCCATTCGCTGCGGCCCCACCCAGGACAGATTGAGGTGGCCCTGCGCTTCCGCTCGCTGCTGGACTCTGATCACCATCCATCTGAGATAGCAG CGAGCCACCGGTTCTGTGACAGAGTCCAGGATGCCTACACCATGCGATGCTGTCCTCAG GTTCATGGAGTCACCAATGACACAATAACATTTGTCCAAAACATCATCAATACAGAAATCAACAGCGCCACTGACAATCCT ATGGTATTTGCAGAAAGAGGTGAGACCATTTCAGGTGGAAATTTCCATGGCGAATACCCAGCTAAG GCTCTGGACTTTTTAGCCATTGCAGTCCATGAGCTGGCCTCCATCAGTGAGAGGAGGACCGAAAGGTTGTGTAACCCGTCTCTGAGTGAGCTGCCTGCCTTCCTCGTCAACGAGGGAGGACTCAACTCAGGCTTCATGATTGCTCACTGCACCGCTGCTGCCTTGG TTTCAGAGAATAAAGTTTTGTGTCATCCATCGTCTGTGGACTCCTTGTCCACTAGTGCTGCCACAGAGGACCATGTGTCCATGGGAGGCTGGGCTGCTAGGAAGGCCCTGAGGGTCGTGGAGCACGTGGAGCAAG TTCTTGCTATAGAGCTGTTGGCAGCCTGTCAGGGTATTGAGTTCCTCCGCCCACTACGTACCACCACTCCATTGGAGAAGGTCTATGACCTCGTGCGCAGCGTTGTCAA ACCATGGATTAAAGACAGATTCATGTCTCCGGACATTGAAGCTGTTCACCGTCTTCTACTTGACCAGAAG GTGTGGCATGTGGCCAAGCCTTATATTGACAAGTATCAGACAGAGTACATCCCCGAGTCCCGTCCCGGCTCTCCTACTGCCTTCTCTCTGGAGCCTCCAGCATCACCGAGGAAGCGTGTTCGTCATGactga